A region from the Zonotrichia albicollis isolate bZonAlb1 chromosome 17, bZonAlb1.hap1, whole genome shotgun sequence genome encodes:
- the GID8 gene encoding glucose-induced degradation protein 8 homolog, translating into MSYAEKPDEITKDEWMEKLNNLHIQRADMNRLIMNYLVTEGFKEAAEKFRMESGIEPSVDLETLDERIKIREMILKGQIQEAIALINSLHPELLDTNRYLYFHLQQQHLIELIRQRETEAALEFAQTQLAEQGEESRECLTEMERTLALLAFDNPEESPFGDLLNMMQRQKVWSEVNQAVLDYENRESTPKLAKLLKLLLWAQNELDQKKVKYPKMTDLSKGTIEEPK; encoded by the exons ATGAGTTATGCAGAAAAACCTGATGAAATCACGAAAGATGAATGGATGGAAAAGCTTAATAACTTACATATCCAGAGAGCAGACATGAACCGCCTTATCATGAACTACCTTGTCACAG AGGGCTTTaaagaagcagcagagaaatTTCGGATGGAGTCTGGAATTGAACCCAGCGTGGATTTAGAGACTCTGGatgaaagaataaaaatccGTGAGATGATCTTGAAAGGGCAGATCCAGGAAGCCATTGCATTGATAAACAGCCTccatccagagctgctggataCCAACAGATATCTCTACTTTCATTTGCAG CAACAGCATTTGATTGAGCTGATCCGGCAGCGTGAGACAGAGGCAGCTCTGGAATTTGCTCAGACCCAATTAGCAGAACAaggggaggagagcagggaatgcCTGACAGAAATGGAGCGCACGCTGGCTCTGCTTGCCTTTGATAATCCCGAAGAATCACCATTTGGAGACTTGCTGAACATGATGCAGCGACAGAAG gtatGGAGTGAGGTTAATCAAGCTGTTCTAGACTATGAAAATCGTGAATCAACACCCAAGTTGGCAAAATTACTGAAACTACTACTGTGGGCTCAGAATGAGCTGGACCAGAAGAAAGTGAAATACCCCAAAATGACAGACCTCAGCAAGGGGACGATTGAAGAGCCCAAGTAA